In the genome of Columba livia isolate bColLiv1 breed racing homer chromosome 10, bColLiv1.pat.W.v2, whole genome shotgun sequence, one region contains:
- the PDHB gene encoding pyruvate dehydrogenase E1 component subunit beta, mitochondrial, giving the protein MAAALRLLAPGLRAPLRARLPPQGRAAGRPLQQRRGFRLSAPAAAQVTVRDALNQALDEELERDERVFLLGEEVAQYDGAYKISRGLWKKYGDKRVIDTPISEMGFAGIAVGAAMAGLRPVCEFMTFNFSMQAIDQVINSAAKTCYMSAGAIPVPIVFRGPNGASAGVAAQHSQCFAAWYGHCPGLKVVSPWSAEDAKGLLKSAIRDDNPVVMLENELLYGVAFELSEQAQSKDFVVPIGKAKIERPGTHITLVAHSRPVGHCIEAASVLAKEGVECEVINLRTIRPMDIETVEASVVKTNHLVTVEGGWPQFGVGAEICARIMEGPAFNYLDAPAVRCTGADVPMPYAKILEDNCTPQVKDIIFAVKKTLNI; this is encoded by the exons ATGGCGGCGGCACTGCGGCTGCTGGCACCGGGACTGCGGGCACCGCTGCGCGCCCGCCTCCCGCCGCAGGGCCGCGCCGCCGGGCGGCCGCTCCAGCAGCGCAGGGGCTTCCGCCTCTCCGCACCCGCCGCCGCACAG GTGACGGTGCGGGACGCGCTGAACCAGGCGCtggatgaggagctggagcGGGACGAGCGCGTCTTCCTGCTGGGCGAGGAGGTGGCTCAGTATGACGGGGCCTACAAG ATCTCCAGGGGACTCTGGAAGAAGTACGGGGACAAGAGGGTGATCGACACCCCCATCTCAGAG atGGGCTTTGCGGGCATCGCCGTGGGTGCTGCTATG GCGGGGTTGAGACCGGTGTGTGAATTCATGACGTTCAACTTCTCCATGCAAGCCATCGATCAGGTTATAAACTCCGCTGCCAAGACCTGTTACATGTCCGCGGGAGCCATCCCAGTTCCCATCGTCTTCCGGGGCCCCAACGGGGCATCAGCCGGAGTCGCTGCTCAGCACTCGCAATGTTTTGCCGCCTGGTACGGACACTGCCCGGGACTGAAAGTTGTTAGTCCTTGGAGCGCAGAAGATGCTAAAGGTCTGCTGAAATCAGCAATCCGGGACGATAATCCAG TTGTGATGCTGGAAAATGAATTATTGTATGGTGTTGCCTTTGAATTGTCTGAGCAGGCACAGTCAAAGGATTTTGTTGTTCCAATTGGAAAAGCTAAAATAGAAAGGCCAG GCACTCACATTACATTAGTGGCACACTCTAGACCTGTTGGACACTGTATAGAAGCAGCTTCTGTACTCGCCAAAGAAGGTGTAGAGTGTGAG gttataAATCTGCGTACCATTCGACCAATGGATATTGAAACAGTGGAAGCCAGCGTTGTAAAGACAAACCACCTTGTAACTGTAGAAGGAGGTTGGCCACAGTTTGGAGTAGGAGCCGAAATCTGTGCCAGGATCATGGAAG GACCTGCCTTTAACTACTTGGATGCTCCAGCTGTGCGTTGTACCGGTGCAGATGTTCCTATGCCTTATGCAAAAATCTTAGAAGATAACTGCACACCTCAAGTGAAGGATATAATATTTGCAGTGAAGAAAACTTTGAATATCTAA
- the KCTD6 gene encoding BTB/POZ domain-containing protein KCTD6: MDNGDWGYMMTDPVTLNVGGHMYTTSLTTLTRYPDSMLGAMFRGDFPTARDSQGNYFIDRDGPLFRYVLNFLRTSELTLPLDFKEFDLLRKEADFYQIEPLIQCLNDPKPLYPVDTFEEVVELSSTRKLSKYSNPVAVIITQLTITTKVHSLLEGISNHFTKWNKHMMDTRDCQVSFTFGPCDYHQEVSLRVHLMEYITKQGFTIRNTRVHHMSERANENTVEHNWTFCRLARKTDD, encoded by the exons ATGGATAATGGAGACTGGGGATATATG aTGACCGATCCAGTCACGCTAAATGTGGGTGGACACATGTACACGACATCCCTCACAACTCTCACGAGATATCCTGACTCGATGCTCGGGGCCATGTTCAGGGGAGACTTCCCCACTGCCAGGGACTCTCAGGGCAATTACTTCATTGACAGAGATGGACCACTTTTCCGTTATGTTCTTAACTTTTTAAGGACCTCAGAGCTCACTTTGCCACTGGACTTCAAGGAGTTTGACCTACTTCGAAAGGAAGCGGACTTCTATCAGATCGAACCACTAATTCAGTGTCTTAATGACCCCAAGCCGCTGTATCCCGTGGATACCTTTGAGGAGGTGGTGGAGCTCTCCAGCACACGGAAACTTTCCAAGTACTCCAACCCGGTGGCTGTCATCATCACGCAGCTCACTATCACGACGAAAGTCCATTCCTTACTGGAAGGCATTTCAAACCACTTCACTAAGTGGAATAAGCACATGATGGACACCAGGGACTGCCAGGTTTCCTTCACTTTTGGGCCGTGCGATTACCACCAGGAAGTGTCGCTCCGAGTCCATCTGATGGAGTACATCACAAAACAAGGCTTCACGATCAGGAACACCCGCGTTCACCACATGAGCGAGCGAGCCAACGAGAACACAGTGGAGCACAACTGGACTTTCTGCAGACTGGCACGGAAAACAGATGACTGA